A genomic stretch from Rubripirellula reticaptiva includes:
- a CDS encoding serine/threonine-protein kinase, with the protein MISIQDYHFDDQILIQLLDDSLPVGRTEQVELHLSSCTRCRQSLARLAASEPWWDETIEVLGKSVTIPGDDHPTAVETAMVVEWLLPILEPSESGIGMLDRYPVTEVIGQGGMGVVLRAYDNELNRPVAVKVLSPHLAGVGAARARFMREAQAAAAVVHPAIVPIYSVVTSARLPYLVMPLVTGGNLQQRIDREGPLDLIEVLRIAVQLADGLAAAHRMGVIHRDIKPANILVEEGGIRYLISDFGLARALNDASLTCSGMIAGTPQYMSPEQARGDVADAQSDLFSLGSLMYALATGRPPFRAGNPIAVLKMITESRPTPIHRVNERMPVWFDRLVGRLMAIQPSQRIATADQAGELLRAALAHVQNPSAHRLPVEVDWPAHRMRWIAIVAAALLIGTMIWAFRPEQVRESPTTTLHRRLVTVTPPTAEDVRWNNGQLDLSLRQLASEIEILETQLNFSAQTLGSKK; encoded by the coding sequence ATGATTTCAATCCAAGACTATCATTTCGACGATCAAATTCTGATTCAGTTGCTGGATGATTCGTTGCCTGTCGGTCGTACCGAGCAAGTTGAACTGCATCTTTCAAGTTGCACCCGTTGTCGTCAATCGCTCGCGCGGCTCGCGGCGAGCGAGCCGTGGTGGGATGAAACCATTGAAGTGCTCGGAAAGAGCGTGACGATCCCTGGCGACGATCATCCGACCGCTGTGGAAACAGCAATGGTGGTCGAATGGTTGTTGCCAATCCTGGAACCGTCCGAGTCGGGGATCGGAATGCTGGATCGCTATCCTGTGACTGAAGTGATCGGGCAAGGCGGAATGGGGGTTGTTTTGCGAGCGTATGACAACGAACTGAACCGTCCCGTTGCCGTGAAAGTTTTGTCACCGCACTTGGCGGGCGTGGGGGCGGCGCGAGCGAGGTTCATGCGAGAAGCTCAAGCGGCGGCTGCGGTTGTGCATCCTGCGATTGTGCCGATCTATAGCGTTGTGACGTCGGCGCGGTTGCCCTACTTGGTAATGCCGCTGGTAACGGGCGGCAATTTGCAGCAGCGTATCGATCGCGAAGGTCCGCTTGATCTGATCGAAGTGCTTCGTATCGCCGTTCAATTGGCCGATGGTTTGGCCGCCGCGCACCGAATGGGCGTGATTCATCGCGACATCAAACCGGCAAACATCTTGGTCGAAGAAGGCGGCATCCGTTATTTGATCAGCGACTTTGGTCTTGCCCGCGCCCTGAACGACGCATCGTTGACCTGCAGCGGAATGATTGCGGGGACGCCACAGTACATGAGCCCCGAGCAAGCACGTGGTGACGTCGCCGACGCGCAAAGCGATCTGTTTTCGTTGGGCAGTCTGATGTACGCGCTCGCCACCGGCCGACCACCGTTTCGCGCCGGTAACCCCATCGCCGTCTTGAAAATGATCACGGAATCACGTCCGACTCCGATCCACCGGGTCAATGAACGGATGCCGGTGTGGTTTGATCGATTGGTTGGCCGCTTGATGGCGATTCAGCCGAGCCAGCGAATTGCAACGGCGGATCAGGCCGGTGAGTTGCTGCGAGCCGCACTCGCGCACGTGCAAAATCCATCCGCCCATCGGTTGCCCGTTGAAGTCGATTGGCCCGCACACCGCATGCGATGGATCGCGATCGTTGCCGCTGCGTTGTTGATCGGCACGATGATTTGGGCTTTTCGTCCGGAGCAAGTTCGGGAGTCTCCTACGACGACATTGCATCGGCGTCTGGTCACAGTGACACCACCAACAGCGGAAGATGTTCGATGGAACAACGGACAACTTGATTTGAGTCTCCGGCAACTCGCCAGCGAAATCGAAATTCTCGAAACCCAACTCAACTTCTCGGCGCAAACCCTAGGCAGCAAAAAATGA
- a CDS encoding ABC transporter ATP-binding protein, with protein sequence MNDNSSSPSLIVKNLSKSFATGDDRLVVLSNLNLELSSGDSLAVVGPSGSGKSTLLQILGTLDRPDSGTVMIDGADPFALSDDKLARFRNEKVGFIFQDHHLLPQLTVIENVLVPSLAQGKSSASDVARATELLDEVGLSSRLGHLPSELSGGERERVAIARALLMQPRLILADEPTGNLDRKTADSVTELLLRLQSSVGAILITVTHSESLAAAMNERKELVDGGLV encoded by the coding sequence ATGAACGATAATTCGTCTTCGCCCTCATTGATCGTCAAGAACTTGTCAAAGTCGTTTGCGACTGGGGACGATCGGCTTGTCGTATTGTCGAATCTGAATTTGGAACTCTCGAGCGGTGATTCGCTGGCTGTGGTTGGACCGAGTGGAAGTGGCAAGAGCACCTTGCTGCAGATCCTGGGCACACTGGATCGGCCCGATTCGGGCACAGTGATGATCGACGGTGCGGACCCGTTTGCACTGTCGGATGACAAACTTGCTCGGTTTCGTAACGAAAAGGTCGGCTTCATTTTTCAGGATCATCATCTGTTGCCTCAATTGACGGTGATCGAAAATGTTTTGGTACCTAGCCTGGCACAAGGGAAATCTTCGGCAAGCGATGTCGCGCGAGCAACGGAACTGTTGGACGAAGTCGGTTTGTCGAGTCGGCTAGGGCATCTGCCAAGTGAGTTGTCGGGTGGTGAGCGTGAAAGAGTCGCGATCGCGAGGGCGCTTCTAATGCAGCCTCGGTTGATCTTGGCGGACGAGCCGACCGGAAATCTGGATCGCAAGACCGCCGACAGTGTGACCGAACTGCTGTTGCGGCTGCAAAGTTCAGTGGGTGCGATCTTGATCACCGTCACGCACAGCGAGTCGTTGGCCGCCGCCATGAATGAGCGTAAAGAGCTTGTCGATGGCGGTCTCGTTTGA
- a CDS encoding RNA polymerase sigma factor, which produces MSISGREPQPTTRPSLLVRLKDTRDHEAWTDFHAVYEPVIYAMCRRRGLQDADAREIVQEVLMAVSRSIANFTNHGDGTFRGWLSRITRNATIDALRKSASRRETIDASGVMRHLEIIAADNVNDETTEEFDWDRRQQLFRWAAAEVRQRTGETNWIAFWKSSVDGLSISDVAKELGIGEGAVYVARCRIIKRIRELVDDRLTE; this is translated from the coding sequence ATGTCGATAAGCGGTAGGGAGCCTCAGCCGACGACTCGCCCAAGCCTATTGGTTCGCTTGAAAGACACGCGAGACCATGAGGCGTGGACCGATTTCCACGCCGTCTATGAACCGGTCATTTACGCGATGTGCCGGCGACGCGGACTGCAAGACGCAGATGCCCGAGAAATTGTTCAGGAAGTTTTGATGGCGGTTTCCCGGTCAATTGCAAATTTCACGAACCATGGAGATGGCACCTTTCGAGGATGGCTAAGCCGAATCACTCGCAATGCCACGATTGACGCGCTCCGTAAGTCCGCGTCGCGCCGTGAAACGATCGATGCTAGCGGTGTCATGCGCCATCTGGAAATCATTGCGGCCGACAATGTGAATGACGAAACGACGGAAGAGTTTGACTGGGATCGTCGGCAACAACTCTTTCGCTGGGCTGCAGCGGAAGTTCGACAGCGCACTGGTGAAACGAACTGGATCGCGTTCTGGAAATCATCGGTCGACGGACTATCCATTTCCGACGTCGCCAAAGAACTGGGGATCGGCGAAGGCGCCGTCTATGTTGCTCGTTGCAGAATCATCAAGCGAATCCGCGAACTGGTCGATGACCGATTGACGGAGTGA
- the recG gene encoding ATP-dependent DNA helicase RecG, with translation MGTSNSKTTAANASASKGPEVAAKLKLTTAIDTLPGMSRARANRYTKLGLRTVQDLLFLFPRDYERPAPAAKVDELREGEPASMLGAITDTEIVSRTPGKSVFGAVVENESGSIRILFFNQAFRAEQLTLGRRVIISGTPKLSGLRWEFVHPKVTILDETETLPEPRMMAIYPLTEGVKHSELRNLAETYLPLATDLPEVMPESLRSAAAERLREKGIQVFGNLPSIDESLRQLHLPDNEISMLTARTRLVFQELFVMQLALAMKRRRSTTNLHAPPLPSTAMIDARITNRLPFTLTGDQRLAIDEIRADMSRQFPMNRLLQGDVGSGKTVVAVYAMMLTVAGGHQAVLMAPTEVLARQHFKTMTEMLEGSRVRIGLLCGSLSAADRRDVFAKTASGEIDLLIGTQALLYGGIEFHQLGLCVVDEQHKFGVNQRVQLRTGGLDPHSLVMSATPIPRSIAMTMFGDVELSTIREKPPGRGKINTYLSHDGWKDRWWAFVRERLGEGRQAFVVAPRVSAVVSDDDESETEDVSSVETVYEDLCNGPLADYRVGLLHGKMSNDEKQAIMQAFAAGRTQVLVSTTVIEVGINIPNATVMTIMGGQQFGLAQLHQLRGRVARGSHAGHVCVFTDGERSPDENERLKVFEQTDDGFELAEADFRLRGPGDLLGRKQSGMPPMRIADLNRDVEVLVVARAMAQEIIDEDPELESEDFAALREQMMRRYGKRMNLGDAA, from the coding sequence ATGGGGACCTCGAATTCGAAAACCACCGCAGCCAACGCCTCGGCCTCTAAAGGCCCTGAGGTCGCAGCTAAACTAAAACTGACGACGGCAATCGATACATTGCCGGGGATGAGTCGCGCGCGTGCGAATCGGTATACAAAACTGGGTTTAAGAACCGTCCAGGATTTGCTATTTTTGTTTCCGCGGGACTATGAACGCCCCGCACCGGCCGCAAAAGTCGACGAGCTTCGCGAAGGCGAACCTGCTTCGATGTTGGGCGCGATTACGGATACCGAAATTGTATCTCGAACACCTGGCAAGTCGGTCTTCGGCGCGGTCGTCGAGAACGAATCAGGCTCCATCCGCATTCTGTTTTTCAACCAGGCCTTCCGCGCCGAACAGCTGACACTCGGCCGCCGTGTGATCATTTCCGGAACGCCAAAACTTAGCGGATTGCGGTGGGAGTTTGTGCATCCGAAGGTCACCATTCTGGATGAGACCGAAACGCTACCAGAACCGCGGATGATGGCGATCTACCCATTGACCGAAGGTGTCAAACACTCGGAACTTCGCAACCTCGCCGAAACCTACCTGCCGTTGGCGACCGACTTACCGGAAGTCATGCCCGAGTCGCTGCGTTCGGCCGCGGCAGAACGATTGCGAGAAAAAGGAATTCAAGTCTTCGGCAATTTGCCATCGATCGACGAGTCGCTACGGCAACTGCATCTGCCAGACAACGAGATTTCAATGCTGACCGCTCGAACGCGGTTAGTGTTTCAAGAACTGTTCGTCATGCAACTTGCTTTGGCAATGAAGCGGCGACGGTCAACTACCAATCTGCATGCGCCACCGCTGCCCTCGACCGCGATGATCGACGCGAGAATCACTAATCGGCTGCCGTTCACTCTGACTGGTGATCAGCGGCTAGCCATCGACGAAATTCGCGCTGACATGTCTCGTCAGTTTCCGATGAACCGGTTGTTGCAAGGTGACGTCGGCAGTGGGAAAACCGTGGTCGCCGTCTACGCGATGATGTTAACGGTGGCCGGTGGTCACCAGGCTGTTTTGATGGCGCCGACCGAAGTACTGGCTCGCCAGCATTTTAAAACGATGACCGAGATGCTTGAAGGAAGCCGAGTTCGCATCGGTTTGCTTTGCGGATCTCTTTCCGCCGCCGATCGGCGCGATGTGTTTGCGAAAACGGCGTCGGGTGAAATCGATTTGCTGATAGGGACCCAGGCACTGCTTTACGGTGGAATCGAGTTTCACCAATTGGGACTATGCGTCGTCGACGAGCAGCACAAGTTTGGCGTCAACCAACGCGTACAACTGCGTACCGGAGGACTCGATCCGCATTCGTTGGTGATGTCGGCAACGCCGATTCCTCGGTCGATCGCCATGACGATGTTCGGCGATGTTGAACTGAGCACGATCCGCGAAAAACCACCTGGTCGCGGCAAGATCAATACTTACTTGTCGCACGATGGTTGGAAAGACCGCTGGTGGGCGTTTGTTCGCGAGCGACTTGGCGAAGGGCGCCAAGCATTTGTGGTCGCACCGCGAGTATCTGCCGTCGTTTCAGACGACGATGAATCGGAAACCGAAGACGTGTCATCGGTGGAAACGGTCTACGAAGACTTGTGCAACGGGCCGCTTGCCGATTACCGCGTTGGACTGCTGCACGGCAAGATGTCTAACGACGAAAAACAAGCAATCATGCAGGCTTTCGCAGCTGGACGGACCCAAGTCCTGGTCAGCACAACGGTGATCGAAGTCGGCATCAACATTCCCAACGCGACCGTCATGACCATCATGGGCGGACAGCAATTCGGGCTAGCGCAGTTGCACCAATTGCGTGGGCGAGTCGCGCGAGGTTCGCACGCCGGTCACGTTTGCGTCTTCACCGACGGCGAACGATCACCGGACGAGAACGAGCGATTGAAAGTCTTCGAACAAACCGATGACGGCTTCGAACTCGCCGAAGCTGATTTTCGCTTGCGTGGCCCAGGCGATTTACTCGGTCGCAAACAAAGCGGCATGCCGCCAATGCGAATCGCAGACCTAAACCGTGACGTCGAAGTATTAGTCGTCGCCCGGGCGATGGCACAAGAAATCATCGACGAAGATCCCGAACTGGAATCGGAAGATTTTGCAGCGCTTCGCGAACAGATGATGCGTCGCTATGGCAAACGCATGAACCTTGGTGACGCGGCGTAG
- a CDS encoding cytochrome P450: MNLPGGPTGKWRNTWHVIQNPRRMFVRCVQQYGDPFVMRAINGDVLVTGRPDLVEQIFKADPDAFAVFASDAIRPILGSGSLLMMEGPPHRAERKRVAPPLHGDRMKAYGEAMQATATAAVSNYQDGREFTGLKLGTEISLDVILQTVLGADSHQLMKEFRATTRGVLDRSLPILFFSPRTQFSCLGFSPMDRLRVAQVKLRQQIKNEVQRRGESVHTREDILSILARPTDDEPNVDFEHLADSIGTLLFAGHETTAVTIAWTLYHLHWNPDWLATLRLELDQCDMLPETLAAMPMLRAITQETLRLNPIVTEVLRTLTRPMQIGDYHLPAGFSVAAAACLTHYDESIYESPETFNPGRFLNHTYSPSQYYPFGGGNRRCVGAAFASYEMAIVLGTLIRRHEFELLETTPVVPRRRNITMCPSTGVRLRVSGAL; this comes from the coding sequence ATGAACCTTCCCGGTGGCCCTACGGGTAAGTGGCGCAACACGTGGCACGTCATCCAGAATCCGCGCCGGATGTTCGTCCGCTGCGTCCAGCAGTACGGCGATCCGTTTGTGATGCGAGCGATCAACGGCGACGTGCTAGTCACGGGACGACCGGATTTGGTCGAACAGATTTTCAAGGCCGATCCCGACGCATTCGCCGTTTTCGCTAGCGATGCCATTCGTCCGATCCTAGGCAGCGGATCTTTGCTGATGATGGAGGGACCGCCCCACCGTGCCGAACGCAAGCGGGTCGCGCCGCCACTGCATGGGGACCGTATGAAAGCGTATGGCGAGGCGATGCAGGCGACCGCGACGGCTGCGGTTAGCAACTATCAGGACGGTCGCGAGTTTACGGGACTAAAACTTGGAACCGAAATCTCGCTTGATGTGATTTTGCAAACGGTCCTCGGCGCTGACTCGCACCAGTTGATGAAAGAGTTCCGCGCGACAACGCGTGGGGTGTTGGATCGTTCGTTGCCGATTTTGTTCTTTTCACCAAGAACGCAGTTTTCGTGCTTGGGCTTTAGCCCCATGGATCGTTTGCGGGTGGCGCAGGTAAAGCTGCGACAGCAAATCAAAAACGAAGTCCAACGACGTGGCGAATCGGTGCACACGCGCGAAGATATCTTGTCGATCTTGGCACGGCCTACCGACGACGAACCCAACGTTGACTTCGAACATCTCGCCGACTCGATTGGAACGTTGCTATTTGCCGGGCACGAAACCACTGCCGTTACGATCGCTTGGACGCTGTACCACTTGCACTGGAATCCCGATTGGCTGGCAACCCTGCGGCTTGAACTTGATCAATGTGACATGCTGCCCGAGACATTGGCCGCAATGCCGATGTTGCGAGCGATCACTCAAGAAACGTTGCGATTGAATCCGATCGTGACCGAAGTTTTGCGAACGCTGACGCGGCCGATGCAGATCGGTGACTACCATTTGCCGGCCGGATTTTCGGTGGCGGCTGCGGCCTGTTTGACGCACTATGATGAATCCATCTACGAATCACCCGAAACATTCAATCCCGGTCGATTTCTAAATCACACTTATTCTCCATCACAATACTATCCGTTTGGGGGTGGTAATCGGCGGTGCGTTGGGGCGGCCTTTGCAAGTTATGAAATGGCAATCGTTTTGGGGACGTTGATTCGCCGTCACGAATTCGAACTGCTGGAAACGACACCTGTCGTTCCACGCAGGCGTAATATCACGATGTGTCCGTCCACCGGCGTTCGGCTTCGTGTATCGGGTGCTCTTTAA
- a CDS encoding PAS domain-containing protein — protein sequence MSEDAKLQVNQQLASEVVRHDSDSGHDSDASPFDSESTLMQQLKLHQIELEQQNAELRRAVADVNDQCAKYFKLYDQAPVGCCTVNRLGTVVEANHTLLSLLGTVRDELIEASLAQFIHPEDQDDFHQMHNELHSMIQVAQEDGVEGDIEVDRSHLNPVATSCEVRMLQSDGGCFWAHFFALVPSSKQESSSAGQQSAVQISIAKVDSRRNPLSQLKGSEQHLKESQSIAQIGSFHWNSQTNEVFWSDEAYRIFGQLPGEFQPSFDSYIAAIHPSDKSFVLDSLNHAIDTLGAFDHVYRAILPNGTQRWFNARGWATLGPNGELAGLDGTCQDITESKIETEAKQEALGRLEKIASHLPGFVYQYRLRPDGSSCLPYASENLRQIFRLDPEDVVDASAMDGIIHPDDRDGFREAVEKSARDLTRFNHEFRLEFSDGEIKWLSINSFPEREPDGSILWHGYAADVSERKNAEFNLYRSKQDLNEAQRIARMGSWHLNLETNEVQWSDEVYRVFGLDPALPAPTVDEQKQLFVEDSWAKMNAAVENTTRTGVAYEVELEILRIGQYRGWMWARGEVVKDPSGRTIGLRGVAQDITRRKRAEVELQQSETLLRIVTGSARVGLVVLSAERRYSFANETYAAILGRPSASIVGHLVADVLPEIYEELIRPQMDRAFAGESVDYEVRVPKGSGEAIVTLYYQPVFEGNVVSRVVAVLVDVTEIRSIEEQLRQAQKMEAVGQLAGGIAHDFNNLLTVIIGYTDLMLRNPATDLSTSNFLREIEKASEHASDLTRSLLAYSRRQVRTPEKLDLNEVILNSLSLLRSLVGDGVEVELKLEPNLRRVWIDQSEMSQMLLNISINARDAMDHMGKLEIETRNVDITADDSIEAGGARPGKYVQLSVSDVGCGISEEIQQRIFEPFFTTKPVGKGSGLGLSMVQGIISESGGVIQVTSRVGEGTTFKILLPEMLGTLALFKNSPSNQDPVGGDETILLVEDDDSVRLLTMNILGNYGYDVIPARNAQEAIDILDQQPDRIQALMTDLVMPGMNGFDLSEYIQAAIPGLPMLFMSGFVGEIARRELMNDENFTFLQKPFTPRDLAAKLRETLDRRIASKR from the coding sequence ATGAGTGAAGACGCAAAGCTTCAAGTCAATCAGCAGTTGGCTAGCGAAGTCGTTCGCCACGATTCTGATTCTGGCCACGATTCGGATGCCTCGCCGTTCGACTCTGAGAGCACGCTGATGCAACAATTGAAACTGCATCAGATTGAGTTGGAACAGCAAAATGCAGAACTTCGCCGGGCGGTGGCTGACGTCAACGATCAGTGTGCGAAGTACTTCAAATTGTATGACCAAGCGCCGGTAGGTTGTTGCACTGTCAATCGACTAGGAACGGTTGTCGAAGCAAACCACACTTTGCTGAGCTTGCTAGGTACCGTCCGCGACGAGTTGATCGAGGCGTCTCTTGCGCAATTCATTCATCCCGAAGATCAGGATGATTTTCATCAAATGCATAACGAGTTGCATTCGATGATCCAGGTTGCCCAGGAAGATGGTGTTGAAGGCGACATTGAAGTCGATCGATCGCACTTAAATCCTGTAGCGACCAGTTGTGAAGTTCGAATGCTTCAGTCCGACGGCGGTTGCTTTTGGGCTCATTTCTTCGCGTTAGTGCCATCCAGCAAACAGGAGAGTTCGAGTGCCGGCCAGCAGTCTGCTGTACAGATTTCGATTGCAAAAGTTGATTCGCGACGAAACCCTTTGTCGCAGTTGAAGGGCAGCGAGCAGCACCTGAAAGAGTCGCAGTCGATTGCCCAGATTGGAAGCTTTCATTGGAATTCGCAAACCAACGAGGTGTTTTGGTCGGACGAGGCTTATCGCATTTTTGGTCAGCTTCCAGGCGAATTTCAACCAAGCTTCGATAGCTATATCGCGGCAATCCATCCATCGGATAAATCATTTGTGCTGGATAGTTTGAATCATGCGATCGACACGCTTGGAGCATTCGACCATGTCTATCGGGCAATCTTGCCGAACGGCACTCAGCGTTGGTTCAATGCACGAGGGTGGGCAACGCTAGGTCCGAACGGTGAACTAGCTGGGTTGGACGGAACCTGCCAGGACATCACCGAATCGAAGATTGAAACTGAGGCAAAGCAAGAGGCGCTTGGTCGCCTTGAAAAAATTGCCAGCCATCTGCCAGGATTTGTTTACCAATATCGATTGCGTCCCGATGGAAGTTCGTGTCTTCCGTATGCCAGTGAAAATTTGCGACAGATTTTTCGTCTCGACCCAGAGGACGTCGTTGATGCATCAGCAATGGACGGCATCATTCATCCCGATGATCGGGACGGGTTCCGTGAAGCTGTCGAAAAGTCGGCGCGAGATTTGACGCGGTTCAATCATGAGTTTCGTCTGGAGTTTTCGGATGGCGAGATCAAATGGTTGTCAATCAATTCATTCCCAGAGCGAGAGCCTGACGGTTCCATACTCTGGCACGGCTATGCCGCCGATGTAAGCGAGCGCAAGAACGCTGAATTCAATCTCTATCGCAGCAAACAGGATCTCAATGAAGCACAACGTATCGCTCGCATGGGAAGCTGGCACCTGAATCTGGAAACGAATGAAGTCCAATGGTCGGATGAGGTCTACCGAGTATTTGGCCTTGATCCTGCTTTGCCGGCGCCAACCGTCGATGAACAAAAACAACTCTTCGTTGAAGACAGTTGGGCCAAAATGAATGCTGCGGTTGAGAACACGACGCGGACTGGTGTAGCGTATGAAGTCGAGCTTGAAATCCTACGAATCGGTCAGTACCGCGGGTGGATGTGGGCGCGTGGCGAGGTCGTTAAGGATCCCAGCGGCAGAACCATTGGTCTACGCGGCGTCGCCCAAGACATTACTCGGCGAAAGAGGGCGGAAGTTGAACTCCAGCAGAGCGAAACACTACTGCGGATTGTGACTGGAAGCGCGCGAGTGGGGCTGGTCGTGCTCAGTGCTGAGCGTCGCTACAGCTTCGCCAACGAAACGTACGCAGCGATTTTGGGGCGTCCATCTGCCAGTATCGTCGGTCATTTGGTTGCCGATGTACTGCCGGAAATTTACGAAGAACTGATACGGCCACAGATGGATCGGGCTTTTGCGGGCGAAAGCGTGGATTATGAAGTCCGAGTGCCCAAGGGAAGCGGGGAAGCGATCGTCACTCTCTATTATCAACCTGTTTTCGAAGGCAATGTTGTATCTCGTGTCGTGGCCGTATTGGTGGATGTGACAGAGATACGCAGTATCGAAGAGCAACTACGTCAGGCTCAAAAGATGGAAGCCGTTGGGCAGTTGGCGGGCGGGATAGCACATGATTTCAACAACCTATTGACGGTCATCATTGGCTATACCGACCTTATGTTGCGGAATCCTGCAACGGACCTTTCAACGTCGAACTTCTTGCGGGAAATTGAAAAGGCGAGCGAGCATGCGTCGGATCTGACACGAAGTCTGTTGGCATACAGTCGCCGCCAAGTTCGAACTCCCGAGAAGCTTGATCTAAATGAAGTGATTTTGAATTCACTTTCTTTGCTGCGCAGTCTAGTGGGTGATGGTGTCGAAGTAGAGTTGAAGCTCGAACCGAACCTACGACGAGTCTGGATCGACCAGAGCGAAATGTCGCAGATGCTGTTGAACATTTCGATCAATGCTCGTGACGCAATGGATCACATGGGGAAGCTTGAGATCGAGACTCGCAACGTTGACATCACGGCCGACGACTCGATCGAAGCTGGGGGTGCAAGGCCGGGGAAATATGTTCAGTTATCGGTCTCGGATGTTGGGTGCGGAATATCCGAAGAGATTCAGCAAAGGATTTTCGAGCCATTCTTTACGACTAAACCCGTCGGCAAGGGATCAGGTTTGGGTTTGTCGATGGTGCAAGGCATCATCAGCGAATCAGGTGGGGTGATTCAAGTCACTAGCCGTGTTGGGGAGGGAACAACGTTCAAGATTTTGTTGCCCGAGATGCTTGGAACTCTGGCGTTGTTCAAAAACTCGCCATCCAATCAGGATCCGGTGGGCGGCGATGAAACCATTCTGTTGGTGGAAGACGATGATTCGGTGCGGCTGCTGACCATGAACATTTTGGGCAATTATGGATACGATGTGATCCCGGCTAGAAATGCGCAGGAAGCGATCGACATTTTGGATCAGCAGCCGGACAGAATTCAGGCGTTAATGACTGATTTGGTCATGCCTGGAATGAATGGATTTGACCTTTCTGAGTACATTCAAGCGGCTATCCCAGGGCTTCCCATGCTGTTCATGTCCGGGTTTGTGGGTGAAATCGCAAGGCGTGAACTGATGAACGACGAAAACTTCACTTTCTTGCAAAAACCCTTCACTCCGCGCGACTTGGCAGCCAAGCTGCGAGAAACCCTCGACCGCCGCATCGCGTCCAAGCGATGA